The Amaranthus tricolor cultivar Red isolate AtriRed21 chromosome 6, ASM2621246v1, whole genome shotgun sequence genome has a segment encoding these proteins:
- the LOC130816091 gene encoding BTB/POZ domain-containing protein NPY2 isoform X2, giving the protein MVVTLNAHNVIAARCAAEYLEMYETVEKGNLAYKIDAFLNSVIFRSWKDSIIVLQTAKSTLPWSEDLKLISHCVESIASRAVIDTSKVDWSYTYNRKKLPEENGSDPNWNGVRNYKVVPNDWWVEDLCELEIDLYRRVIISINEKQIICGEVIGEALKAYAYRQFPGLIKGVTKTSDLTNYQSMVETIIFLLPDEKGCVSCNFLLKLLKATILVNSGEEVKQDLIKKIGHQLETASVSDLLIRAQEGDTLMYDVDIVLNIVKAFFVRDRSSEIEALESYETPEFKNHGILSEASKLMVAKLIDNYLAEIARDQNLPVSKFVELGEMISSISRPGHDGIYRAIDMYLKEHPGISKSERKRICRLMDCKKLSVDACMHAVQNERLPLRVVVQVLFFEQVRASATSGSSTPDLPKSIRDYNNGSQRSSRSTPNADEDWDTLATVEELKALKGELAALKLERRKSERILEGRPSFDKAAFHKVKGLLMTKKIFSKLLSSKNDKGDTSGSDSSETPSSANPEDAKSSSSANRRISVS; this is encoded by the exons ATGGTTGTTACCTTAAACGCTCACAATGTCATTGCTGCTCGTTGTGCAGCTGAGTACCTGGAGATGTATGAAACAGTGGAGAAAGGTAACCTCGCATACAAAATCGATGCCTTCCTGAACTCGGTCATTTTTCGGAGCTGGAAGGACTCGATCATAGTTCTTCAGACAGCTAAGTCTACACTCCCTTGGTCTGAGGATTTGAAGTTGATCAGTCATTGCGTCGAGTCTATTGCTTCTAGAGCAGTAATTGACACTTCTAAGGTGGATTGGTCATACACATATAATAGGAAAAAGCTTCCGGAAGAAAATGGAAGTGATCCAAATTGGAATGGTGTTCGAAATTACAAAGTGGTGCCAAACGACTGGTGGGTTGAGGACTTGTGTGAACTGGAGATTGATTTGTATAGGAGGGTTATTATCAGtatcaatgaaaaacaaattatttGTGGCGAAGTGATTGGAGAAGCTCTCAAAGCTTATGCCTATCGACAATTTCCTGGTCTCATCAAGGGTGTGACAAAAACTAGTGACTTAACGAATTACCAATCTATGGTTGAAACGATCATTTTTCTGCTGCCTGATGAAAAAGGCTGTGTTTCGTGTAATTTTTTACTCAAACTGTTAAAAGCCACGATACTAGTGAACTCTGGTGAAGAGGTGAAACAagatttaattaagaaaataggaCACCAACTAGAGACAGCCTCGGTCAGTGATCTTTTAATTAGAGCACAGGAAGGAGATACTTTGATGTATGATGTGGATATTGTACTTAACATAGTGAAAGCGTTTTTTGTCAGAGATCGAAGTTCTGAAATCGAAGCACTAGAGAGCTATGAGACTCCCGAATTTAAAAATCATGGGATATTATCTGAAGCCTCAAAGCTAATGGTCGCgaaattaattgataattacCTTGCTGAAATCGCTAGGGATCAAAATCTTCCGGTGTCGAAGTTTGTTGAACTTGGAGAGATGATATCAAGCATTTCAAGGCCGGGACATGATGGGATTTATCGTGCAATTGACATGTACCTCAAG GAACACCCAGGGATCAGCAAAAGTGAGAGAAAAAGGATATGTAGGCTCATGGACTGCAAGAAACTATCAGTAGACGCATGTATGCACGCGGTGCAGAATGAAAGGCTTCCACTGAGGGTAGTAGTTCAGGTACTTTTCTTTGAGCAGGTCCGTGCTTCAGCTACATCAGGAAGTAGCACCCCTGACCTTCCGAAGAGCATTCGAGACTACAATAACGGGTCTCAGAGGAGCTCACGGTCAACCCCTAACGCAGATGAAGATTGGGATACGCTGGCTACAGTCGAAGAGTTAAAAGCCTTAAAGGGTGAGTTAGCGGCTTTAAAATTGGAGAGGAGAAAAAGTGAGAGAATTTTAGAAGGTAGACCGAGTTTTGACAAGGCTGCCTTCCATAAAGTAAAAGGATTGTTGATGACAAAGAAGATATTCTCGAAACTATTGTCGAGCAAGAATGATAAGGGCGATACGAGTGGCTCCGATTCATCAGAAACACCCAGTTCTGCTAATCCTGAAGATGCAAAATCTAGTTCTTCTGCAAATAGGAGGATTTCAGTTTCTTAG
- the LOC130816089 gene encoding vacuolar-sorting receptor 4-like, with protein sequence MYPSLNEREKHRKLLIYLGFLLLIWVSSIESRFVVEKNSLRVTSPDEIKGTYDSAIGNFGIPQYGGSMAGTVIYPKDNRKGCKDFSDSGISFKKKPGQLPTFVLLDRGDCFFALKVWNSQQAGAAAVLVADDVDEALITMDTPEEDSVSAKYIENITIPSALIKKSFGETLKKSYRNGEMVNVNLDWREAVPHPDDRVEYELWTTSNDECGVKCEMLMGFMKEFKGAAQILEKGGYTQFTPHYITWYCPQAFTISKQCKSQCINHGRYCAPDPEQDFSRGYEGKDVVIENLRQLCVFKVTNETRKPWLWWDYVTDFQIRCPMKDKKYNKDCAEGVIKSLGLDLKKIEKCMGDLEADEDNPVLKEEQEAQIGKGSRGDVTILPTLVVNNHQYRGKLEKGAVLKAVCSGFEETTEPAVCLSDDVQTNECLDNNGGCWQDKAANVTACKDTFRGRVCECPLVNGVQFSGDGYSSCKPNGPGKCKMNNGGCWHETRHGQTFTACVDHEDTCKCPPGFKGDGVNSCEDIDECSEKTACQCAECNCKNTWGSYECTCSGDLLYMKDVDTCISKSASQAKSTWTAVWLSFIGLGVAAAGAYVFYKYRIRQYMDSEIRAIMAQYMPLDSQTEIPNHSNDDHA encoded by the exons ATGTATCCAAGTCTTAATGAGAGAGAAAAACATAGAAAACTCTTGATTTATCTAGGGtttttgttattgatatggGTTTCTTCAATTGAATCCAGATTCGTTGTTGAAAAGAACAGTTTAAGGGTTACTTCACCTGATGAAATCAAGGGTACTTATGATAGTGCTATTGGCAATTTTGGGATTCCTCAATATGGTGGTAGTATGGCTGGAACTGTTATTTATCCTAAGGATAATAGGAAAGGTTGCAAAGATTTCAGTGATTCTGGCATTTCCTTCAAGAAGAAGCCTGGTCAATTACCCACCTTTGTTTTGCTCGATCGTGGAG attGCTTTTTTGCTTTGAAGGTGTGGAATTCTCAGCAAGCTGGCGCAGCTGCTGTCCTTGTTGCCGATGATGTTGATGAAGCATTGATAACCATGGATACACCTGAAGAAGATAGTGTATCTGCAAAATACATTGAAAACATTACCATACCCTCTGCACTTATCAAGAAGAGTTTTGGTGAAACACTGAAGAAATCATATAGGAATGGGGAAATGGTTAATGTGAATCTTGATTGGAGAGAAGCTGTTCCTCATCCTGATGACCGAGTAGAATATGAGCTATGGACAACTAGCAATGATGAATGTGGGGTCAAATGTGAGATGTTGATGGGATTTATGAAGGAATTTAAAGGTGCTGCTCAGATCCTTGAAAAGGGTGGTTATACACAATTTACACCACATTATATCACATGGTACTGTCCTCAGGCTTTCACAATAAGCAAACAGTGCAAATCCCAGTGCATCAATCATGGAAGATACTGTGCTCCGGATCCTGAGCAAGATTTCAGTAGAGGGTATGAAGGAAAGGATGTGGTGATTGAGAACTTGAGGCAATTGTGTGTCTTTAAAGTCACAAATGAGACAAGAAAGCCTTGGTTATGGTGGGATTACGTCACTGATTTCCAGATAAGGTGTCCCATGAAAGATAAGAAATATAACAAGGATTGTGCTGAGGGGGTGATTAAATCATTGG GACTGGATTTGAAGAAGATTGAGAAGTGCATGGGAGACCTGGAAGCTGATGAAGATAATCCTGTCCTTAAAGAAGAGCAGGAGGCACAG ATTGGCAAGGGATCAAGAGGTGACGTAACCATATTGCCCACACTTGTTGTCAACAATCATCAATACCGAG GGAAGTTGGAGAAAGGAGCTGTATTGAAGGCTGTTTGTTCTGGTTTTGAGGAAACTACTGAACCTGCTGTGTGCTTAAGTGATG ATGTTCAAACAAATGAGTGTTTAGATAACAACGGTGGATGTTGGCAAGACAAAGCTGCTAATGTTACTGCTTGCAAG GACACTTTCCGTGGAAGAGTATGTGAATGCCCCCTTGTCAACGGTGTGCAGTTTTCAGGGGATGGCTACAGTTCATGCAAAC CAAATGGACCTGGTAAATGCAAGATGAACAATGGAGGCTGTTGGCATGAAACTCGTCATGGGCAGACATTTACAGCTTGTGTG GACCATGAGGATACCTGTAAATGTCCTCCAGGGTTCAAGGGTGATGGTGTGAATAGCTGTGAAG ACATTGATGAATGCAGCGAGAAAACAGCCTGTCAGTGCGCAGAATGTAACTGTAAGAATACATGGGGTAGCTATGAATGTACATGCAGCGGCGATCTGTTGTATATGAAGGATGTTGATACCTGCATAA GCAAATCGGCCTCCCAGGCAAAGTCTACGTGGACTGCTGTATGGCTTAGTTTCATAGGTTTGGGTGTAGCTGCTGCTGGTGCTTATGTCTTTTACAAGTACCGGATCAGG CAATACATGGACTCGGAAATAAGAGCTATAATGGCTCAATACATGCCACTGGACAGCCAGACAGAAATCCCTAATCACTCAAATGATGATCATGCATGA
- the LOC130816092 gene encoding alcohol-forming fatty acyl-CoA reductase-like, which produces MDFGNLTDFLGNKKILVTGATGFIAKILVEKILRIQPNVKKLYLLVRARDAKTANVRLQDEILGKELFKVLREKLGSNFESFMSEKISAIAGDTSYDNLGITAHELDQMFGEIDIVINVAATTKFLERYDMALGVNTFGAKNVVNFAKKCPKIQLLIHVSTAYVCGEKAGLIPEKPLEMGETLNGVSGLDIDFEKKFAEQILSNLKAQQLPENDIKRTMKDLGLERARKYGWPNTYVFTKAMGEMLVGKLRGDLPVVILRPTIVCSTLNEPFPGWVEGCRTIDSVAVIYGKGSLNLFPADKNSVFDLIPADMFVNSIIVSMKAHVNQANLTVYQVGSSYRNPVTFQEMHDLHYNYFAKHPWTNREGNPVKVGKGVVLNNIFIFEIILFLWHYLLQMILFMVTRMGLSDVQRTLFNLDKKLKIAMKLVELYKPYLFFKAIFADTNTERLLITARENSLDENMFNFDSKSINWKEFFVNVHIPAIVKYLF; this is translated from the exons ATGGATTTTGGAAACTTAACTGATTTTCTcggaaataaaaaaatcttagttaCCGGTGCTACTGGCTTCATCGCTAAGA TTCTTGTAGAAAAGATACTTCGGATTCAACCAAATGTTAAGAAATTATACCTTCTCGTAAGGGCTAGAGATGCGAAAACCGCTAATGTAAGGCTTCAAGATGAGATTCTTGGGAAGGAATTGTTCAAAGTTTTAAGAGAAAAATTGGGATCAAACTTTGAGTCTTTCATGTCAGAAAAAATAAGTGCCATTGCTGGAGATACTTCTTATGATAACTTGGGAATTACTGCTCATGAGCTTGATCAAATGTTTGGGgaaattgatattgttattaatgttgcTGCTACTACCAAGTTTTTGGAAAG ATATGATATGGCATTGGGAGTGAACACATTTGGAGCTAAGAATGTGGTCAACTTTGCAAAGAAATGTCCTAAAATACAGTTGTTAATCCATGTTTCCACTG CATATGTATGTGGAGAGAAGGCAGGATTAATACCAGAAAAGCCATTAGAAATGGGTGAAACTTTAAATGGAGTGTCAGGTTTGGATATTGATTTTGAGAAAAAGTTTGCTGAACAAATTTTGAGCAATCTTAAAGCTCAACAACTACCAGAAAATGATATTAAACGAACGATGAAGGACTTGGGACTTGAAAG GGCAAGGAAATACGGATGGCCAAATACATACGTATTTACCAAAGCAATGGGAGAGATGCTTGTAGGGAAACTCAGAGGAGATTTGCCTGTGGTGATATTAAGGCCTACTATTGTTTGTAGCACTTTGAATGAACCTTTTCCTGGTTGGGTTGAAGGTTGCAG GACTATTGATAGTGTTGCAGTTATTTACGGAAAAGGAAGTCTTAATTTATTTCCCGCTGACAAAAATTCCGTCTTTGACTTG ATACCAGCTGATATGTTCGTAAATTCCATAATTGTGTCGATGAAGGCTCACGTAAATCAAGCGAATTTGACTGTATACCAAGTTGGAAGCTCATACAGAAATCCGGTAACATTTCAAGAAATGCATGACTTGCATTACAATTACTTTGCTAAGCATCCATGGACAAATCGTGAAGGCAACCCCGTAAAAGTTGGGAAGGGGGTCGTAttgaataatatatttatattcgaAATAATTCTTTTCCTATGGCATTATTTACTGCAAATG ATCTTATTTATGGTGACTAGAATGGGTCTTAGTGACGTACAACGAACTCTATTTAATCTTGACAAAAAGCTGAAAATAGCAATGAAACTGGTGGAATTATACAAACCCTATTTGTTCTTCAAGGCCAT TTTTGCTGACACAAATACAGAAAGATTACTTATAACTGCTCGTGAAAATAGTTTGGATGAAAACATGTTCAATTTCGATTCAAAATCCATCAACTGGAAAGAGTTCTTCGTGAATGTACACATTCCAGCAATTGTCAAATATTTGTTCTAG
- the LOC130816091 gene encoding BTB/POZ domain-containing protein NPY2 isoform X1: MKFMKLGSKPDTFQSENKNVRYVAAELASDIVVKTGDVRFYLHKFPLLSKSSLLQKLVSAANEQGSDEVTITEIPGGPAAFEICAKFCYGMVVTLNAHNVIAARCAAEYLEMYETVEKGNLAYKIDAFLNSVIFRSWKDSIIVLQTAKSTLPWSEDLKLISHCVESIASRAVIDTSKVDWSYTYNRKKLPEENGSDPNWNGVRNYKVVPNDWWVEDLCELEIDLYRRVIISINEKQIICGEVIGEALKAYAYRQFPGLIKGVTKTSDLTNYQSMVETIIFLLPDEKGCVSCNFLLKLLKATILVNSGEEVKQDLIKKIGHQLETASVSDLLIRAQEGDTLMYDVDIVLNIVKAFFVRDRSSEIEALESYETPEFKNHGILSEASKLMVAKLIDNYLAEIARDQNLPVSKFVELGEMISSISRPGHDGIYRAIDMYLKEHPGISKSERKRICRLMDCKKLSVDACMHAVQNERLPLRVVVQVLFFEQVRASATSGSSTPDLPKSIRDYNNGSQRSSRSTPNADEDWDTLATVEELKALKGELAALKLERRKSERILEGRPSFDKAAFHKVKGLLMTKKIFSKLLSSKNDKGDTSGSDSSETPSSANPEDAKSSSSANRRISVS; this comes from the exons ATGAAGTTTATGAAACTTGGATCGAAGCCAGATACATTTCAAAGTGAAAATAAGAATGTCAG GTATGTGGCTGCAGAGCTGGCTTCTGACATTGTTGTCAAAACTGGAGATGTGAGATTTTATCTGCACAAG TTCCCTCTGCTATCCAAGAGTTCTCTGTTGCAAAAATTAGTTTCAGCAGCAAATGAACAAGGCAGCGATGAAGTCACAATCACAGAGATTCCTGGAGGACCAGCTGCTTTTGAAATTTGTGCCAAATTCTGTTATGGAATGGTTGTTACCTTAAACGCTCACAATGTCATTGCTGCTCGTTGTGCAGCTGAGTACCTGGAGATGTATGAAACAGTGGAGAAAGGTAACCTCGCATACAAAATCGATGCCTTCCTGAACTCGGTCATTTTTCGGAGCTGGAAGGACTCGATCATAGTTCTTCAGACAGCTAAGTCTACACTCCCTTGGTCTGAGGATTTGAAGTTGATCAGTCATTGCGTCGAGTCTATTGCTTCTAGAGCAGTAATTGACACTTCTAAGGTGGATTGGTCATACACATATAATAGGAAAAAGCTTCCGGAAGAAAATGGAAGTGATCCAAATTGGAATGGTGTTCGAAATTACAAAGTGGTGCCAAACGACTGGTGGGTTGAGGACTTGTGTGAACTGGAGATTGATTTGTATAGGAGGGTTATTATCAGtatcaatgaaaaacaaattatttGTGGCGAAGTGATTGGAGAAGCTCTCAAAGCTTATGCCTATCGACAATTTCCTGGTCTCATCAAGGGTGTGACAAAAACTAGTGACTTAACGAATTACCAATCTATGGTTGAAACGATCATTTTTCTGCTGCCTGATGAAAAAGGCTGTGTTTCGTGTAATTTTTTACTCAAACTGTTAAAAGCCACGATACTAGTGAACTCTGGTGAAGAGGTGAAACAagatttaattaagaaaataggaCACCAACTAGAGACAGCCTCGGTCAGTGATCTTTTAATTAGAGCACAGGAAGGAGATACTTTGATGTATGATGTGGATATTGTACTTAACATAGTGAAAGCGTTTTTTGTCAGAGATCGAAGTTCTGAAATCGAAGCACTAGAGAGCTATGAGACTCCCGAATTTAAAAATCATGGGATATTATCTGAAGCCTCAAAGCTAATGGTCGCgaaattaattgataattacCTTGCTGAAATCGCTAGGGATCAAAATCTTCCGGTGTCGAAGTTTGTTGAACTTGGAGAGATGATATCAAGCATTTCAAGGCCGGGACATGATGGGATTTATCGTGCAATTGACATGTACCTCAAG GAACACCCAGGGATCAGCAAAAGTGAGAGAAAAAGGATATGTAGGCTCATGGACTGCAAGAAACTATCAGTAGACGCATGTATGCACGCGGTGCAGAATGAAAGGCTTCCACTGAGGGTAGTAGTTCAGGTACTTTTCTTTGAGCAGGTCCGTGCTTCAGCTACATCAGGAAGTAGCACCCCTGACCTTCCGAAGAGCATTCGAGACTACAATAACGGGTCTCAGAGGAGCTCACGGTCAACCCCTAACGCAGATGAAGATTGGGATACGCTGGCTACAGTCGAAGAGTTAAAAGCCTTAAAGGGTGAGTTAGCGGCTTTAAAATTGGAGAGGAGAAAAAGTGAGAGAATTTTAGAAGGTAGACCGAGTTTTGACAAGGCTGCCTTCCATAAAGTAAAAGGATTGTTGATGACAAAGAAGATATTCTCGAAACTATTGTCGAGCAAGAATGATAAGGGCGATACGAGTGGCTCCGATTCATCAGAAACACCCAGTTCTGCTAATCCTGAAGATGCAAAATCTAGTTCTTCTGCAAATAGGAGGATTTCAGTTTCTTAG
- the LOC130815704 gene encoding zinc finger BED domain-containing protein RICESLEEPER 2-like: MKRKGIKTVIRKSVRLMLQNKEAAATSGTQSLVSESDDESFNSTLSFHSCKEAALKSENPNFLSSFSYPLKSKLRLCLCNITIAIAIAISIAIAIAITSRVLHFSGDSRYSISLIPVIPDFQCIDRPFCIDCLCITIIDENQSQCMSKSVAQPQNDFGMESKNTLNVDEEGFINNNVDGIPSSCTKDKGRKTTSEAWNYFVREEVNGVTRAVCKHCGVSLVTGGSSGTSHLLKHAKKVCSGRHLNLARGQTTLRVKKECDGSSSLEYSGKSNLKEFDQEFSRKELVSMVIMHEYPLSMVDHIGFRRFVESLNSNFKMISRSTLKRDIMKMFKEEKLSLHKLLDHNESRIAITTDMWTATNQKKGYMVITSHFIDKQWVLRNRTLRFCYVPCPHTGGVIAKVMMDCLSQYCLENKISVVVVDNATTNDAMMKILMNKFEKRSLMLEGDLLHLRCSAHILNLIVQDGLGVISSAIEKVRDCVSFWMSTPKRIENFEEACRFLDLVNIKKPSLDCKTRWNSTYLMLKSVLPFKDVFSRLRRVNKKMNFVVPSDKDWELVELVCDKLEIFYNTTNVFSGRKFITINLFFRRVCEIKLAMGRWLQSDVEIIRLMTENMLEKFDKYWENMCELLAIATILDPRNKMDCVEFYFRKFFDVNEVDMQIARVRRCLDNLVVEYQRKSDIVKNVNDVGQSRKRPAPSSIDSAQDEFAQSKRTKVRKVNRCELDFYLEEELLSDDEDLDILYWWKVNTKYPTLQKIAKDILAILVSSVASESAFSTGGRVISPHRSRLHSQTVEVLMCLQNWMMEDIKGSSKDAYACSTVIDDSDVDEEQQIDAIQLDLDEVEED; this comes from the exons ATGAAAAGAAAGGGAATTAAGACAGTTATTAGAAAGTCTGTAAGATTAATGCTACAGAACAAGGAGGCTGCTGCTACATCTGGAACACAATCATTGGTCAGTGAGAGTGATGATGAATCTTTCAATTCAACCCTGTCATTCCATAGTT GCAAGGAAGCAGCCTTGAAAAgcgaaaaccctaattttctttCGAGTTTCTCTTATCCTCTAAAGTCTAAGCTGCGGCTCTGCCTCTGCAACATCACCATCGCCATCGCCATCGCCATCTCCATCGCCATCGCCATCGCCATCACCAGCCGTGTACTCCACTTCAGTGGAGACTCCAGGTACTCCATTTCTTtg ATACCAGTGATTCCAGATTTCCAGTGTATTGATCGCCCTTTCTGTATTGATTGTCTCTGTATCACT ATAATAGATGAAAATCAATCACAATGTATGTCCAAATCAGTGGCACAACCACAAAATGATTTTGGTATGGAGTCAAAAAATACATTGAATGTGGATGAAGAAGggttcattaataataatgttgatGGTATTCCAAGTTCTTGCACAAAAGATAAGGGAAGGAAAACAACCTCTGAGGCATGGAATTATTTTGTAAGAGAGGAAGTAAATGGTGTGACTAGAGCTGTTTGTAAGCATTGTGGTGTTAGTCTAGTAACTGGTGGTAGTAGTGGAACTTCTCATCTCTTGAAACACGCAAAGAAAGTTTGTTCAGGAAGACATTTGAATCTTGCACGTGGTCAAACAACTTTAAGAGTTAAGAAGGAATGTGATGGGTCAAGTTCTTTGGAATATAGTGGTAAAAGCAACCTTAAAGAGTTCGACCAAGAATTTTCGAGAAAGGAATTAGTTTCCATGGTTATCATGCACGAGTATCCATTGTCTATGGTGGATCATATTGGGTTTAGGAGGTTTGTTGAAAGCCTTAATTCCAATTTTAAGATGATTTCTAGGTCCACATTAAAGCGAGATATCATGAAGATGTTTAAAGAAGAAAAACTTTCTCTACATAAATTGCTCGATCATAATGAAAGTAGAATTGCAATCACTACTGATATGTGGACTGCAACCAACCAGAAGAAGGGTTACATGGTCATAACTTCacattttattgataaacaaTGGGTCTTACGAAATCGCACCTTAAG GTTTTGCTATGTGCCTTGTCCTCACACCGGAGGTGTTATTGCAAAGGTAATGATGGATTGTTTGTCTCAATAttgtttagaaaataaaatatctgttgttgttgttgataatgCCACTACTAATGATGCAATGATGAAGATTTTAATGAATAAGTTTGAGAAAAGGTCTTTGATGCTTGAGGGTGATCTTTTGCATTTACGTTGTAGTGCTCACATATTGAACCTAATAGTTCAAGATGGATTAGGGGTTATTAGTTCTGCGATTGAAAAAGTTCGTGATTGTGTGTCTTTTTGGATGTCAACtcctaaaagaattgaaaattttgaggaGGCTTGTCGTTTTTTGGACTTAGTTAACATTAAAAAACCTAGTCTTGATTGTAAAACAAGATGGAATTCAACCTACTTGATGCTTAAAAGTGTTTTGCCGTTTAAAGATGTGTTTTCAAGGTTAAGGCGAGTGAATAAAAAGATGAATTTTGTTGTTCCTAGTGATAAGGATTGGGAATTAGTTGAGCTTGTTTGTGATAAGTTAGAAATTTTTTACAATACAACTAATGTTTTTTCTGGAAGAAAGTTTATCACTATCAATCTTTTTTTCCGAAGGGtttgtgagattaagcttgctATGGGTAGGTGGTTACAAAGTGATGTTGAAATTATTAGATTGATGACAGAAAATATGCTTGAAAAATTTGACAAGTATTGGGAAAATATGTGTGAACTTTTGGCTATTGCTACTATCTTAGACCCGAGAAATAAAATGGATTGTGTGGAGTTTTATTTTAGGAAGTTTTTTGATGTTAATGAGGTTGATATGCAAATAGCAAGAGTTCGTAGGTGTCTTGATAATTTGGTTGTGGAATATCAAAGGAAAAGTGATATTGTGAAAAATGTGAATGATGTTGGGCAAAGTAGGAAACGACCTGCACCAAGTTCTATAGACAGTGCACAAGATGAATTTGCTCAATCTAAGAGAACTAAGGTTAGAAAGGTGAATAGGTGTGAATTGGATTTTTATTTAGAAGAAGAACTGTTAtcggatgatgaggatttggatATTCTTTATTGGTGGAAAGTAAATACGAAGTATCCGACTTTGCAAAAGATTGCGAAAGATATTCTTGCCATTCTTGTTTCTTCCGTTGCTTCAGAAAGTGCTTTTAGTACCGGAGGAAGAGTTATTAGCCCTCATCGTTCAAGACTTCATTCACAAACTGTGGAAGTATTAATGTGTTTACAAAATTGGATGATGGAAGACATAAAAG GTTCTTCGAAAGATGCTTATGCTTGCTCCACAGTAATTGATGATTCGGATgttgatgaagaacaacaaatagatGCGATTCAACTA GATcttgatgaagttgaagaagattga